From Rhinatrema bivittatum chromosome 5, aRhiBiv1.1, whole genome shotgun sequence, the proteins below share one genomic window:
- the LOC115091583 gene encoding olfactory receptor 51G2-like: MSAVNGNDSEAPSFLLTRIPGLDHGHDWISFPVSLLYVMSFVGNCTILFVVKTEPHLHTPMYLLLSLLAITDLGLSLATLPTMLSIFWFNSRFLSPDACFSQLFFIHTFSVMESSVLLAMAFDRFIAICNPLRYASILTGPVIVKIGFATVFRSAGLHFPLPFLLKRLRYCGVNELSHAFCIHSELITLSCSSTRINSIYGLFIVLSTFGIDSLFIFLSYVMIIKTVFKIASREEQLKVMGSCVSHICAVLLFYTPLMGLTMIHRFLNKRDPSMTALMAYVHFLLPPVMNPTVYSVKTKEIQKAVLKMLCQKRILSRQFS, translated from the coding sequence ATGTCAGCTGTCAATGGAAATGACTCAGAGGCCCCTAGCTTTCTCTTGACACGGATTCCAGGCTTGGACCATGGTCATGACTGGATCTCCTTCCCTGTAAGCCTCTTGTACGTGATGTCTTTTGTAGGGAATTGTACCATCCTGTTTGTTGTCAAGACAGAGCCACATCTGCACACTCCCATgtatctcctcctctctctgcttGCTATCACTGACCTGGGCTTGTCCTTAGCCACATTGCCTACAATGCTCAGCATCTTTTGGTTTAACTCCAGGTTTCTTAGCCCCGATGCCTGTTTCAGTCAGCTGTTCTTCATTCATACCTTCTCCGTCATGGAGTCCTCAGTACTCTTGGCCATGGCCTTTGATCGCTTTATTGCCATCTGTAACCCTCTGAGATATGCCTCCATCCTAACCGGCCCAGTCATAGTAAAAATTGGATTTGCCACTGTATTCAGGAGTGCGGGCCTTCATTTTCCACTCCCCTTTCTTCTTAAAAGGTTGAGGTACTGTGGAGTTAATGAACTTTCTCATGCTTTTTGTATACATTCTGAACTAATAActctctcctgttccagtacTAGAATCAATAGCATCTATGGTTTGTTCATTGTTCTGAGCACTTTTGGAATAGACTCACTATTTATTTTCCTGTCTTATGTCATGATCATCAAAACCGTCTTCAAGATTGCATCACGGGAAGAGCAGCTCAAGGTCATGGGCAGCTGTGTGTCCCACATCTGTGCAGTCCTTTTGTTTTACACACCTCTAATGGGCTTGACCATGATCCACCGCTTCCTCAACAAAAGGGATCCCAGCATGACAGCTCTGATGGCTTATGTTCATTTTCTTCTACCCCCAGTGATGAACCCAACTGTGTACAGTGTGAAAACGAAAGAGATTCAGAAAGCCGTCCTTAAAATGCTGTGCCAGAAAAGGATTCTCTCCAGGCAGTTTTCTTGA